The stretch of DNA TACCTGGGCGGCGCAGCGGTGATGCTCGCCGCAGCCGGGGGCAGTCGTCACAACCGCGTGCTCAGCGCGCTGGTATGGCCCACCTTTCCGCTGTGGCCGCTGTGATGCCCGCGTTCGCGCTCGCGGCCCTCGCATGGGTCAAAGCGCTCCCCTCGTGGCTCAAGTGGCTCGCCGTGGGCATCGTCGGCAGCATTGCCATCGTGGCCGTCGCTCTGGTCGGCGTTCACATGCACGACGCCAGCGTGATCAAGGCCTCCGACGACAAGCGGGCGGCGGCTACCATCCCGGCTACCAACCGCGCCGCCGAGGACCGGGCACAGGACGCGATCAACAACGCGATCCAGACGCAGGACGATGAGCTGGCGATCGCTAAGGCCGAGGCGTCCGAAGCCGCCAAGCCGCCGGAAGAGCGCGCGACGATTGCGCCGACCACCGTTGCGCTGGGGTGCCAGCGGCTCAGGCGGGCGTACAGCGCTGCCGAGTTGGCGAAGATGCAGGTCTATCAGGAGAAGTGCCAGTGAACGGGCTGGCGGCGAAGGACGCAAACGCCGCCAGCCCTTTACACGAGAACAGGCACCAGAATCAAAAGACTGCCATCTGGTACAAGGAGAAAGCTACCATGCGATATGTGATGTGCCTAACGATTCTGTCGCTCACCGCGTGTGCGGCCAAAACTCAGGTCGTCGGCTATCCCCCAGCGCCCGATCTGGTCGCAGCGACCGAGGCCAAGCCGAAGCCATCGCCCGATATCCTGACAGACCCGGCAGCAGCGGATCGCTATTCGTCGGCTGTAGAGGCTTGGGGAGATCGCGTGCGCGCCGCCGGGGTGCGGCTGTGCGGATACTTCAAGGCGCAGGGGATGAAGGTGGAGTGTGGATCATAAACGAAGGGCCCGCCGCTGCGGTGGCGGGCCGTCAGGCTTACGCTTCTCTGAAGTAGAGCTTGCGCACGTTACCGTTATGAAATTCGAGAGGTATGCCCCTGTAATTTTCAGGCCCAACAGCCGACGCATCAGGGGCGAAGTTCTCGTCGACAATCGCCAGCAGTCTAGTCCAGGCTGCATATTGAACCATGAAACGCACGACACGATAGCCGCGGTTCTGCGCCTTCAAAATTATCTCATCCATCGAATGCAAAATGTAACGTTCGTCTTTTGACAGCATGGTGCCACTCAAGGTCTGGTTGCAGAGAGCTCAATGGGTGACTGCGGGGCGTTCGGGGCAGCTCCAAAAGCGCGATCCCCGCAGTCGGATGCCGATATAAACGAAGCTTGCAAGCGGTCAAACTTCGTGATCGGGCCGGTTACCAGGGCAGGTTGGCCGGCCCGATCAACTACCAACGAAACGAACGGGGGGTCAGCATCGTCGGCGACGAGATAATGCCGCTCTCTCATCATCGTTCCAAAGATCTGCCCGCAGCAGTTAAATTCCTGAAACGCGGTAGCGTGTTAACGCTTCAGGCGAGATGATGGCCCTGCGACCCGAAGGCCTTTGAGGCCTTTTCAACTGAGCCCGAGGCCGTCTCCTGCCTCGGGCTTTTTGGATCTGCTCAGTAGCAAAGGACGACTGGCAGCAATGGAGGAGGGCAAGCCCGACGAGGCATTCGCGCTGTGCCGGGCGTGGGAAGGCCCGCTTGACGTGGATCGAACAGATCAGCCTTGGGCTGAGCAGTGATCACCTCCACAACATTGGCAAATTATGTACATCGGGAGCCGCAAAATTAACCATGGGCAATGATCAGTGCAGGTTGGCATTAAATGCTTGATCGATCTAATCATTCGCATAATCTTGATAAGTCTTGATCGAATCGGGACAGCAACAGGAGAATGATAATCGGGCATCAATGCCTGTAGAGCATCCAACAAGACATATTAGCTTCATTCTAATCCATCGCCCCTCATTTTCATTAGTGAGAGGTGCAACTGCGATGACATATCGAGGAGATGCAAAATGAACTTGAGCAAAAGAACGATTGGCCTTGCGTGTGCGACCGCTGCAATCTCGTGCGCTTTCTCAATGACGCCAGCTCTCTCTCAGACTACGAATGAATGCTCGGCCTATGCAATCGAAGCATGTGCTGGGGGCAATTACGAAACGCTCGGCTACAGCACACTGAAGGATTGTCGCCTTCAGGAATATGCCAATTGCTTAGCAGGCGTGCCGGCCCCCGAACCTGTCGCTTATCGCCCAGCACTCAAGGCGCCATCCAGCGCTCCACAAGCTGCGTCAGTAAGCGGCTCCATTTAAGTATGCCGGGGTGCGGACGGTTCTGGTCTGCACCCCGCTTCCAAATGCGCTTTAATTGCCCGGCAGAGCGATACGGCGGCGGCGGCGAGGATCATCAGGGGCATGGATGCGCCGTAGCCGGGAGCGCGAGGACCGGGCAAGTGTGCATCGTGGAGAGGCCTGCCCTGTCGTTACTGTCGCAATTTCGGATATCGGGCAGAGCATCAATCGCCCCGCCGACAGCCCGCCTCTATATCCATGTTCTGAATGCGACGATATAGAAGGCGATCATGCCGACAAGCAGATCGAGAGGCGTGACACTCCTCGATCTTGCCCACCGCCAAGCTGCACGACAACTCGGCGGCATCCTCACAGATACCAGCCGATCACTTGCACTTCGTAAACTGCCCCTTCTTCGGACCGGAGGCGATGTGGCAACGGCCCTTCGCGTCTTTGGTCACACCGCCTGATATGGCTGCGGTCTTGGCGGTTACGGGCGGGCATTTGATGAATTTGCCCTTGGCATCCTTACAAGACGCAGCGAGCGTCGGCGTAGCAGCGATCATTCCAGCCAGAGCTGCGGCAGTCATCAGCTTGCGAATCATACATGCTCCTTCCAAAGGTATATGAGCGCACACCGGTCTGAACCGAATTGAAGCGATGCGGAATACCTTAAAGTGCAATCTGTTGGGGACGTTCGCATCTTCCTTCGCGTTCCACATCCATATCAACCGGCACAGCGAGAAACCACTCGCGGCAGCTGGCATCCCAAGACGCTAACCCCAGCGCGATAGCGTCCTGCATCGCCTCATCGACACTCGAGCGCCAAGGCGAGCGTGGTCGGCGGAACGTCGAGATTCTGAACCGCTCTGCCACCGTCAGAAGCTCGCCCAGTCCAACTCAGCATCATCAAGCGCCTCGTGCATCTCGGGATCGGCCCCTGCCCGGCTCAAATGCTTGCGTACTGCTTCTGGATCGCCGTCCTTTGGAAACGCCCGATCGGCTGCAGCAGCCTTCGCCAGATTGCCGAGGAACCCGTCCCGACGAACTTGGGCGAGAACCCAGCGTCCGAAAGCAATCGGCTCCTCGGGCGCCCCTGACACATCAACACGGTGACTCTCAGCATTCATGATCTGGTTGGTCATGCGAAATTCCCTCTATGCGAATCGGCTGATCCGATCATAGCATGTTCTATATTTGTTCTCATATGGGTCATGAGATGGGATGGAGCGATTTCAGTCTGCCGGCAGTCGGCGAGCAGCACGACAACGAGGACGGCACCAGCCGCCAGGACGAACTGGCACGCTGCCAGCCGGGCGAGATGCTAACGCTCGCGCGTGAGCCGGAGAACGAGCACGATCCCATGGCGGTCGCCGTGCTGAGCTGCCGGGGTGTGAAAGTTGGCTACCTCAGGCGAGATCGCGCGGTGTGGATCGGCAGCAAGATCGATCGTGGCTTCGACGTCCGGGCAATCGTAGAGCGGGTAAAGGGCATCCAGTTACACGGGTCACCCTTGGGACTCGTCATGCGGGTGAATATGGATGGTGAGGAACCGGAGTT from Novosphingobium sp. 9 encodes:
- a CDS encoding HIRAN domain-containing protein, yielding MFYICSHMGHEMGWSDFSLPAVGEQHDNEDGTSRQDELARCQPGEMLTLAREPENEHDPMAVAVLSCRGVKVGYLRRDRAVWIGSKIDRGFDVRAIVERVKGIQLHGSPLGLVMRVNMDGEEPELRDRG